Proteins from a single region of Centropristis striata isolate RG_2023a ecotype Rhode Island chromosome 9, C.striata_1.0, whole genome shotgun sequence:
- the LOC131978342 gene encoding zinc transporter ZIP3-like, with protein sequence MEILVAKLLGLLGLFGLMLAGVLVPVRLLLVDYDKAHRYRRALSLGNAFGGGVFLATCFNALLPTVRDKVTEVFQQLKISSDYPLAETMMMLGFFLTVFVEQTVLTFRKEKPSFIDLETFNAGGSEAGSDSEYDTPFISSARGSPGGGGAHRSHGHHHGHFSPSELAGAGPLRLVSLVLALSAHSVFEGLALGLQEDGAKLGGLFLGVAVHETLAAVALGVSVAKASLGMKDAAKLGVAVSLMIPLGVVVGMAIESTQTLAGSVVSVVLQGLAAGTFLFVTFFEILSRELDDKQDRLLKVLFLILGYAALAVLVFIKW encoded by the exons ATGGAGATCCTGGTGGCGAAGCTGCTGGGCCTGCTGGGATTGTTCGGCCTGATGCTGGCGGGCGTCCTGGTCCCAGTGCGCCTCCTGCTGGTCGACTACGACAAGGCGCACCGATACAGACGAGCTCTGTCGCTAGGCAACGCCTTCGGCGGCGGCGTGTTCCTCGCCACGTGCTTCAACGCTCTGCTGCCCACCGTCAGAGacaag GTGACGGAGGTGTTCCAGCAGCTGAAGATCAGCAGCGACTACCCTCTGGCGGAGACGATGATGATGCTGGGCTTCTTCCTCACGGTGTTCGTGGAGCAGACGGTCCTCACCTTCAGGAAGGAGAAACCCTCCTTCATCGACCTGGAGACCTTCAACGCCGGCGGCTCCGAGGCCGGCAGCGACTCCGAGTACGACACGCCCTTCATCTCGTCCGCTCGGGGCTCGCCGGGCGGCGGCGGCGCCCACCGTTCCCACGGACACCACCACGGACACTTCAGCCCCTCGGAGCTGGCGGGGGCGGGGCCTCTGCGGCTGGTCAGCCTGGTCCTCGCCCTGTCGGCCCACTCCGTCTTCGAGGGTTTGGCGCTCGGCCTGCAGGAGGACGGCGCCAAGCTGGGCGGCCTCTTCCTGGGCGTGGCCGTGCACGAGACGCTGGCCGCCGTGGCGCTCGGCGTCAGCGTGGCCAAGGCGTCGCTCGGCATGAAGGACGCCGCCAAGCTGGGCGTGGCGGTCAGCCTGATGATCCCGCTGGGCGTGGTGGTGGGGATGGCCATCGAGTCCACCCAGACGCTGGCGGGCAGCGTGGTCTCCGTGGTGCTGCAGGGGCTCGCCGCCGGCACCTTCCTCTTCGTCACCTTCTTCGAGATCCTGTCCCGAGAGCTCGACGACAAACAGGACCGCCTGCTCAAAGTGCTCTTCCTCATCCTCGGGTACGCCGCGCTCGCCGTGCTCGTCTTCATCAAGTGGTGA
- the slc1a8a gene encoding LOW QUALITY PROTEIN: excitatory amino acid transporter 5 (The sequence of the model RefSeq protein was modified relative to this genomic sequence to represent the inferred CDS: substituted 1 base at 1 genomic stop codon), which yields MEELLLPGAEEEARSDQSSNAPGDAGRMMGDRVKPFLRSSGDLRRTVKELLKRHGLLTLSVVAVITGCTLGFMLRGTALSTQAKIYFSFPGELLMRMLKMLILPLITSSLMSGLSSMESKACCRMGVLTVTYYLWTTFIAVVVGIVLVIIIKPGVGTEMESHRLGGGPVMTSADALLDLIRNMVPSNLIEATFQQYKTDLVPILKVQTRTVQPNFVYVFPDESHPTGRTVYLEMTPPPEVTYKTSPGTSQQMNVLGIVIFSATMGLLLGRMGERGAPLVNVCQCINECVMKIINAAVWYFPFGIIFLVAGKILDMQDPSTLGKKLGWYGITVLAGLFVHGLILLPFFYFVLTKKNPFSYIRGLLQAMVIALATSSRSESGTLSXRSVVHSVSSLLSSATLPITMKCLLENCHVDRQIARFVLPVGATINMDGTALYEAVAAIFIAQVNDYELDFGQLVTISITATAASIGAAGIPQAGLVTMVIVLTSVGLPPDDITLIVAIDWILDRFRTMINVLGDALAAGIIAHLCRKDFPLSETRKNVPSYGTQTPHTHNNSHSVNVPMTEIHTHKDCMFDTMGDSSGDRNAHTVYYNICQV from the exons ATGGAGGAGCTTCTTTTACCGGGCGCGGAGGAGGAGGCGCGCTCCGACCAGAGCTCAAACGCTCCGGGAGACGCAGGGAGGATGATGGGGGACCGAGTGAAGCCTTTCCTCCGGAGCTCTGGGGACCTGAGGAGGACCGTCAAGGAGCTGCTGAAGAGACACGGACTGCTCACTCTGTCCGTCGTCGCCGTCATCACCGGCTGCACGCTGGGCTTCATGCTGAGGGGGACAGCGCTGTCCACACAG GCGAAGATCTACTTCTCTTTCCCCGGCGAGCTGCTGATGAGGATGCTGAAGATGCTCATTCTTCCTCTCATCACATCCAG tttgatGTCGGGCCTGTCGTCGATGGAGTCGAAGGCGTGCTGCAGGATGGGCGTCCTCACCGTCACCTACTACCTGTGGACCACCTTCATCGCGGTGGTGGTGGGCATCGTGctcgtcatcatcatcaaaccCGGCGTGGGGACGGAGATGGAGAGCCACCGGCTGGGGGGCGGGCCCGTCATGACCTCCGCCGACGCCCTGCTCGACCTCATCAG GAACATGGTTCCCTCTAACCTGATCGAGGCCACGTTCCAGCAG TATAAAACGGACCTGGTTCCCATCCTCAAAGTCCAGACCAGAACCGTCCAGCCCAACTTCGTGTACGTCTTCCCTGACGAGAGCCACCCGACGGGCCGGACGGTGTACCTGGAGATGACTCCGCCCCCCGAGGTCACGTACAAGACGAGCCCCGGCACCAGCCAGCAGATGAACGTCCTCGGCATCGTCATCTTCTCCGCCACCATGG GCCTGTTGCTGGGCAGGATGGGAGAGCGAGGAGCTCCGCTGGTCAACGTCTGTCAGTGCATCAACGAGTGCGTCATGAAAATCATCAACGCTGCCGTCTG GTACTTTCCGTTCGGGATCATCTTCCTGGTGGCGGGGAAGATCCTGGACATGCAGGACCCGAGCACGCTGGGGAAGAAGCTGGGCTGGTACGGCATCACGGTGCTCGCCGGCCTCTTCGTCCACGGACTCATCCTACTGCCGTTCTTCTACTTCGTCCTCACCAAGAAGAATCCCTTCTCCTACATCCGTGGGCTGCTGCAGGCCATGGTGATCGCCCTGGCAACCTCCTCCAGGTCAGAGTCCGGGACTTTATCCTGAAGATCTGTGG ttcatTCTGTCTCGTCACTTCTCAGCTCTGCGACGCTGCCCATCACCATGAAGTGTTTGTTGGAAAACTGCCACGTGGACCGGCAGATTGCTCGCTTCGTCCTCCCAGTGGGCGCCACCATCAACATGGACGGCACGGCGCTGTACGAGGCCGTGGCGGCCATCTTCATCGCTCAGGTTAATGACTACGAGCTGGACTTCGGCCAGTTGGTCACCATCAG CATCACGGCGACAGCTGCCAGCATCGGTGCGGCGGGGATCCCTCAGGCCGGCCTGGTTACCATGGTGATCGTACTGACGTCAGTGGGCCTGCCGCCGGATGACATCACACTGATCGTAGCCATCGACTGGATCCT CGACAGGTTTCGGACCATGATCAACGTTCTTGGTGACGCTCTGGCGGCGGGAATCATCGCCCACCTCTGTCGGAAAGACTTTCCCCTCAGTGAAACtagaaag